A window of Tautonia plasticadhaerens contains these coding sequences:
- a CDS encoding aldo/keto reductase: protein MRNRELGKGGIKVSAIGLGCWGMSGSYGPADEAESEATLHRALDVGVTLIDTADSYGEGHNESLIGRVLSPRRAEFVLATKTGWVKRPGPGGSEAVGVDGRPERIRSACEASLARLRAEVIDLYYLHRVDPEVPVEESIGAMAGLVAEGKVRAIGLSEVSEATLRRAHDVHPISALQSEYSLWTREPEASVMPACRELGIAFVPFSPLGRGFLTGAVTGRSQIQPGDWRANNPRFTEENLARNLALLETLDSIARPRGATPAQVALAWVLSRGPQLIPIPGMKRRSHLDENLEAADLDLSPDELSLLDAAFPPGAAAGDRYTPDVARWAGR from the coding sequence ATGCGTAACCGAGAGCTGGGGAAGGGCGGGATCAAGGTCTCGGCGATCGGCCTGGGATGCTGGGGCATGTCGGGCTCGTACGGCCCGGCCGACGAGGCGGAGTCGGAGGCCACGCTGCACCGCGCCCTCGACGTGGGAGTCACCCTCATCGACACGGCGGACTCGTACGGGGAGGGTCACAACGAGTCGCTCATCGGCCGCGTCCTCTCCCCCCGTCGGGCCGAGTTCGTCCTCGCGACCAAGACCGGCTGGGTCAAGCGACCGGGCCCGGGCGGCTCGGAGGCCGTCGGCGTCGACGGCCGACCCGAGCGGATCCGGTCGGCCTGCGAGGCGAGCCTGGCCCGGCTGAGGGCGGAGGTGATCGACCTGTACTACCTCCACCGGGTCGACCCCGAGGTGCCGGTCGAGGAGTCGATCGGCGCGATGGCAGGGCTCGTGGCCGAGGGGAAGGTCCGGGCGATCGGCCTGTCGGAGGTCTCGGAGGCTACCCTGAGGCGGGCGCACGACGTCCACCCGATCTCGGCGCTCCAGTCGGAGTACTCTCTCTGGACCCGGGAGCCGGAGGCCTCGGTCATGCCCGCCTGCCGGGAACTGGGCATCGCCTTCGTGCCATTCAGCCCGCTCGGCCGGGGGTTCCTCACCGGCGCCGTCACCGGGCGATCGCAGATCCAGCCGGGGGACTGGCGGGCCAACAACCCGAGGTTCACCGAGGAGAATCTCGCTCGCAACCTCGCCCTGCTGGAGACGCTCGACTCCATCGCCAGGCCCCGGGGGGCCACCCCGGCGCAGGTCGCCCTCGCCTGGGTCCTCTCCCGGGGGCCGCAGCTCATCCCGATCCCCGGCATGAAACGACGTTCCCACCTGGACGAGAACCTGGAGGCCGCCGACCTCGACCTCTCCCCCGACGAACTGTCCCTCCTCGACGCCGCTTTCCCCCCCGGTGCCGCCGCCGGGGACCGCTACACCCCCGACGTCGCCCGATGGGCCGGACGTTGA
- a CDS encoding MarR family winged helix-turn-helix transcriptional regulator, producing the protein MATRRLKDELKKRLPFDSLEQEASLNLARTADRHNIAFARLFREYGLTSSQYNVLRILRGEGGPLPILEVAGRMVAAVPGITGLVDRLEAMGLVCRDRSTEDRRVVFASITPRGTALLGRLDRPVAELHGRLLGHLSKADLAELIRLLEMARQVDGDAD; encoded by the coding sequence ATGGCAACCCGACGGCTGAAGGACGAGCTGAAGAAGCGCCTCCCGTTCGACTCCCTGGAGCAGGAAGCCTCGCTGAACCTCGCCCGGACGGCCGACCGCCACAACATCGCCTTCGCCCGTCTGTTCCGGGAATACGGCCTGACTTCGTCGCAGTACAACGTCCTGCGGATCCTCCGGGGCGAGGGCGGGCCCTTGCCGATCCTGGAGGTCGCCGGGCGGATGGTCGCCGCCGTGCCGGGGATCACCGGCCTGGTCGACCGGTTGGAGGCCATGGGGTTGGTCTGCAGGGATCGCTCCACCGAGGACCGCCGGGTCGTCTTCGCCTCGATCACGCCCCGGGGTACGGCCCTGCTCGGGCGCCTCGACCGGCCGGTCGCCGAGCTTCACGGGCGGCTCCTGGGCCACCTCTCCAAGGCCGACCTGGCCGAACTGATCCGCCTGCTGGAGATGGCCAGGCAGGTGGACGGAGACGCCGATTGA
- a CDS encoding SDR family oxidoreductase, with protein MADLDGIMAGRRCLVTGATAGIGEVTARELAGLGASVVLVGRDAGKCEATAARIRDLTGNPAVESLVADLSSMAEVSRLADAFRRRHDRLDVLVANAGALFLKRSETVDGFERTFALNHLSPFLLTTLLLDPIRAASPSRIVVVASDAHRGMTLDFDDLQARRGRYWGMFAYGRSKLANILFARELARRLEGTGVTSNALHPGFVSSSFFSGPGPARWAMRRVASLFAIAPEQGAKTSVYLASSPEVSGVSGHYFARCKEATPSPAARDDEAARRLWQVSEGLLGAWASGPAE; from the coding sequence ATGGCCGACCTCGACGGGATCATGGCCGGCAGGCGATGCCTGGTGACGGGGGCCACCGCGGGCATCGGCGAGGTGACGGCCCGGGAACTGGCCGGGCTCGGCGCCTCGGTCGTCCTGGTCGGCCGGGATGCCGGGAAGTGCGAGGCGACGGCCGCCCGGATCCGGGATCTCACCGGGAACCCGGCCGTCGAGTCCCTGGTCGCTGACCTCTCCTCGATGGCCGAGGTCAGCCGCCTCGCCGACGCATTCCGCCGCCGGCACGACCGGCTCGACGTGCTGGTCGCCAACGCCGGGGCCCTGTTCCTGAAGCGATCGGAGACCGTCGACGGCTTCGAGCGGACCTTCGCCCTGAACCACCTCTCCCCCTTCCTGCTGACGACCCTGCTGCTCGACCCGATCCGGGCGGCCTCGCCGTCCCGGATCGTGGTCGTCGCCTCGGATGCCCACCGCGGGATGACGCTCGACTTCGACGACCTCCAGGCCCGGCGGGGCCGATACTGGGGGATGTTCGCCTACGGGCGGTCGAAACTCGCCAACATCCTCTTCGCCCGGGAACTGGCCCGTCGGCTCGAGGGGACCGGGGTGACGTCCAACGCGCTGCACCCCGGCTTCGTCTCCTCATCGTTCTTCTCCGGTCCCGGCCCGGCCCGATGGGCGATGCGACGGGTAGCGAGCCTGTTCGCGATCGCCCCCGAGCAGGGGGCGAAGACTTCGGTGTACCTCGCCTCGTCGCCGGAGGTCTCGGGAGTCTCGGGCCACTACTTCGCCAGATGCAAGGAGGCCACGCCTTCCCCCGCCGCTCGGGACGACGAGGCCGCCCGTCGGCTCTGGCAGGTCAGCGAAGGGCTCCTCGGAGCCTGGGCATCCGGGCCTGCTGAATAG
- a CDS encoding serine hydrolase domain-containing protein: MFTLIVSLLAPLMLAPGGPISGPEGPHGLPRLAHREDHPAGSPEVVALLEPIRARHELPALASAIMTIEGAVKVGAVGVRIVGREDPVTIEDRFHLGSCTKAMTATLLATFVEEGRLSWETTLAEALPDLEQGMHPDYRGATIQQILAHRAGFPGETVAPGLSLDAMRNLGDSMPRQRTMYLGRILAERPASPPGSEFRYSNRNYIVAGAIAERLGDASWEDLMRARLFEPLGMRTTGFGPSATRGRADQPWPHVLDLFGRSSPIPPGPGADNPALIGPAGTVHASLGDWGRFLACHLRSGKGEGGSPILRAESFARLHEKPDEGDYGFGWHFAEREWAGGTALTHAGSNTMNHAVVWFAPRRDFAVVAATNQGGEAASRACDEACSAMIDLHGRGGE; the protein is encoded by the coding sequence ATGTTCACCCTGATCGTCTCGTTGCTGGCTCCCCTGATGCTCGCTCCCGGCGGTCCGATCTCCGGGCCGGAGGGCCCGCACGGCCTTCCCCGCCTCGCACATCGGGAGGACCACCCCGCAGGCTCACCCGAGGTCGTCGCCCTCCTGGAACCGATCCGGGCGCGTCACGAACTGCCGGCGCTGGCCTCGGCAATCATGACGATCGAGGGGGCAGTCAAGGTCGGTGCGGTGGGGGTGAGGATCGTGGGCAGGGAAGACCCGGTCACGATCGAGGACCGTTTCCACCTGGGCTCGTGTACCAAGGCGATGACGGCAACCTTGTTGGCGACGTTCGTCGAAGAGGGGAGGCTCTCCTGGGAGACGACCCTAGCCGAGGCCCTGCCGGACTTGGAGCAGGGAATGCACCCGGACTATCGCGGGGCGACGATCCAGCAGATCCTCGCCCACCGGGCCGGGTTCCCCGGGGAGACGGTCGCACCGGGATTGTCGCTCGACGCGATGAGGAACCTGGGCGACTCGATGCCTCGGCAACGCACCATGTATCTTGGCAGGATCCTGGCAGAGCGGCCCGCCTCTCCGCCCGGCTCGGAGTTCCGTTACTCGAATCGGAACTACATCGTCGCCGGGGCGATCGCCGAGCGGCTGGGGGATGCCTCTTGGGAAGACCTGATGCGGGCCCGACTCTTCGAGCCGCTGGGGATGCGGACGACGGGGTTCGGCCCGTCGGCGACCCGAGGGCGTGCGGACCAGCCCTGGCCCCATGTCCTGGACCTCTTCGGCCGCAGTTCGCCCATCCCCCCCGGCCCCGGCGCCGACAACCCGGCCCTGATCGGCCCGGCGGGTACCGTTCACGCTTCGCTCGGCGACTGGGGTCGATTCCTCGCCTGCCACCTCCGATCGGGCAAAGGAGAGGGCGGCTCCCCGATACTTCGGGCTGAATCCTTCGCTCGACTTCACGAGAAGCCCGACGAGGGGGACTACGGCTTCGGGTGGCACTTCGCCGAGCGGGAGTGGGCAGGGGGTACCGCTTTGACCCACGCCGGCAGCAACACGATGAACCACGCCGTCGTCTGGTTCGCACCGAGGCGAGACTTCGCCGTCGTCGCCGCGACCAATCAGGGAGGCGAGGCCGCCTCCCGGGCCTGCGACGAGGCCTGCTCGGCGATGATCGACCTGCATGGACGCGGAGGGGAATGA
- a CDS encoding sulfite reductase subunit alpha, which translates to MSISLVPESAPFTPEQRAWLNGFLAGWIGLEGTGELPDGVMTAASAIPPPQTRPEAEEFPWHDPTLPIAERRALAEGKPVELRLMAAMAQLDCGACGYLCKTYAEAIASGEETSLVLCSPGGAATSKALRSVLKESPSENRIGHAGRPDAPAASSSPTNGRESKAPIGYSRKNPYHARLIRSVNLNGPASDKRTHHVEIDLGDSGISYRPGDALGVSPTNCFELVDEILAALRLSGEEPVVGPSGEVSLREALIRHRCLARPTEELIAALAGSASDFGEAATLRSLLNDDTPIAGLDVLDLLLEFPTARPGAADFSAALAGMTPRLYSISSSLRRHPGQVHLTVGRVCSHRGGRPRKGVASTMLVDRLAPGDEVRVFVRESHGFALPADPTTPIVMIGPGTGIAPFRAFLQERAAAGATGRNWLFFGDRRRDTDFLYEAELAEALRVGQLARLDLAFSRDGDRKVYVQHLMEEASAELFRWLEDGAYVYVCGDAKRMAADVDAALHRVIRRGGLLDEEGGRDYMNGLASSGRYLRDVY; encoded by the coding sequence ATGTCGATCTCCCTAGTCCCCGAATCGGCCCCGTTCACCCCAGAGCAGCGGGCATGGCTCAACGGGTTCCTCGCCGGCTGGATCGGCCTCGAGGGGACCGGCGAACTCCCCGACGGCGTCATGACGGCCGCCTCCGCGATCCCACCGCCGCAGACGCGACCGGAGGCCGAGGAGTTCCCCTGGCACGACCCGACGCTCCCGATCGCCGAGCGCCGAGCGTTGGCGGAGGGAAAGCCGGTCGAACTCCGCCTGATGGCCGCGATGGCCCAACTCGATTGCGGCGCCTGCGGCTACCTCTGCAAGACCTACGCCGAGGCGATCGCCTCGGGAGAAGAGACGAGCCTGGTGCTCTGCTCCCCCGGCGGTGCGGCGACTTCGAAGGCGCTCAGGTCGGTCCTCAAGGAATCGCCCTCGGAGAACCGGATCGGCCATGCCGGCAGGCCGGACGCACCGGCCGCGTCGTCGTCGCCGACGAACGGACGCGAGTCGAAGGCGCCGATCGGGTATTCGCGCAAGAACCCGTACCACGCGCGATTGATCCGGAGCGTCAACCTCAACGGGCCCGCCTCGGACAAGCGGACGCACCACGTCGAGATCGACCTGGGCGACAGCGGCATCTCCTACAGGCCCGGCGACGCCCTGGGGGTCTCCCCGACGAACTGCTTCGAACTGGTCGACGAAATCCTCGCCGCGCTCCGCCTCTCGGGCGAAGAGCCGGTCGTCGGGCCGTCCGGTGAGGTCTCCTTGCGGGAGGCGCTAATTCGCCATCGCTGCCTGGCCCGGCCGACCGAGGAGTTGATCGCCGCCCTGGCCGGATCAGCCAGCGACTTCGGCGAAGCGGCGACGCTCCGATCGCTCCTCAACGACGATACGCCAATCGCCGGACTCGACGTGCTCGACCTGCTCCTGGAATTCCCGACCGCTCGCCCGGGGGCGGCCGACTTTTCCGCGGCCCTGGCTGGGATGACTCCCCGGCTCTACTCGATCTCCAGCTCCCTCCGACGCCACCCGGGGCAGGTCCATCTGACCGTAGGGCGCGTCTGCTCCCACCGCGGCGGCCGTCCGCGCAAGGGTGTCGCCTCGACGATGTTGGTCGACCGCCTCGCGCCCGGCGACGAGGTCCGCGTCTTCGTCCGGGAATCGCACGGGTTCGCCCTGCCGGCCGATCCGACGACCCCGATCGTCATGATCGGCCCCGGCACCGGCATCGCCCCCTTCCGCGCCTTCCTCCAGGAGAGAGCCGCTGCCGGCGCGACCGGTCGCAACTGGCTCTTCTTCGGCGATCGGCGACGCGACACCGATTTCCTGTACGAGGCCGAGCTGGCCGAGGCCCTCCGAGTCGGCCAGTTGGCCCGCCTCGACCTCGCCTTCAGCCGCGACGGAGATCGGAAAGTCTACGTCCAGCACCTGATGGAGGAAGCGTCCGCCGAGCTCTTCCGGTGGCTCGAGGACGGGGCCTACGTCTATGTTTGCGGCGACGCGAAGCGGATGGCCGCCGACGTCGACGCCGCCCTCCATCGCGTCATCCGCCGGGGTGGACTCCTCGATGAGGAGGGGGGCCGCGACTACATGAACGGCCTGGCGTCCTCGGGACGATACCTCAGGGACGTGTACTGA
- a CDS encoding NirA family protein — MPESNGFTDVQKHFLQGFVMGADVSRAVRSLPIVSGGGAHDRSGAMPGFGVGGTALDAPPSRPDRVHREAQDRVLASGKALCKEEQAKREKDPFSLWDEMRANATSDSFPRGTDVFLYKFSGLFHVAPAQDSFMCRLRIPGGVVPSWQFRGIADLADRHGGGFADVTTRANLQLREIGPRDGIHVLTGLADLGVINRGAGGDNVRNITSSPTSGIDPVELVETLPLAKELHHHILNHPELHGLPRKFNIAFDGGGKVASLEDTNDVGFLAVRVDERPDSPPSGVYLRLALGGITGHEEFARPTGVLLLPEECVPVASAIIRVFIKNGDRTDRKKARLKYLLDDWGFDRFLSEVESELGSRLRRAPLGCCSIPPPADRWGHVGFHRQKQDGRSYVGVVLPAGRMTTGQMRGLAEVAERFGSGTIRLTVWQNLLISDIAEADHPEVKAAIQAIGLDWDASAPRAGLVACTGNAGCRYAAADTKGHAMALARYLEDGVTLDQPINIHLTGCHHSCAQHYIGDIGLEATKVEVGEEMVEGYHLCIGGGWGEERGIGRRLLDSVPFDDLPPIVERLLRHYLEHRSHPGESFACFARRSDGLELLAAAGVPRCTVA, encoded by the coding sequence ATGCCCGAATCGAACGGCTTCACCGACGTGCAGAAGCACTTCCTCCAGGGCTTCGTCATGGGGGCCGACGTCTCCCGGGCGGTCCGTTCGCTGCCGATCGTCTCCGGAGGCGGTGCCCACGATCGATCGGGGGCGATGCCCGGGTTCGGCGTTGGCGGGACGGCCCTCGACGCCCCTCCCTCCCGCCCAGACCGAGTCCATCGCGAGGCCCAGGATCGCGTCCTCGCCTCGGGGAAGGCATTGTGTAAGGAGGAGCAGGCGAAGCGCGAGAAGGATCCGTTCTCCCTCTGGGACGAGATGAGGGCGAACGCCACCTCGGATTCCTTCCCGAGGGGGACGGATGTGTTCCTCTACAAGTTCTCCGGACTCTTCCACGTCGCGCCCGCCCAGGACTCCTTCATGTGCCGCCTGCGCATCCCGGGCGGCGTCGTGCCCTCGTGGCAATTCCGTGGGATCGCCGACCTGGCCGATCGACATGGTGGGGGATTTGCGGACGTGACAACGCGTGCAAATCTGCAGCTCCGCGAGATCGGGCCTCGGGACGGGATCCATGTCCTGACCGGATTGGCCGACCTCGGGGTCATCAACCGGGGTGCCGGGGGCGACAACGTGCGCAACATCACGAGCAGCCCGACCTCGGGCATCGATCCCGTCGAACTGGTCGAGACCCTGCCGCTCGCGAAAGAGCTGCACCACCACATCCTCAACCACCCCGAGTTGCACGGCCTCCCCCGCAAGTTCAATATCGCCTTCGACGGCGGCGGCAAGGTCGCCAGCCTGGAGGACACCAACGACGTCGGCTTCCTCGCCGTCCGGGTCGACGAACGCCCCGATTCTCCGCCGAGCGGCGTCTACCTCCGGCTCGCGCTCGGCGGCATCACCGGCCACGAGGAATTCGCCCGACCGACCGGGGTCCTGCTTCTGCCGGAGGAGTGCGTCCCGGTCGCCTCGGCGATCATCCGCGTGTTCATCAAGAACGGCGACCGCACCGACCGCAAGAAGGCCCGGCTCAAGTACCTGCTCGACGACTGGGGGTTCGACCGATTCCTCTCCGAGGTCGAGTCCGAGCTCGGCTCTCGGTTGCGAAGGGCCCCGCTCGGATGCTGCTCGATCCCGCCGCCGGCCGACCGCTGGGGACACGTCGGGTTCCACCGGCAGAAGCAAGACGGCCGATCCTACGTCGGCGTGGTCCTGCCGGCCGGTCGGATGACGACGGGCCAGATGCGCGGGCTCGCCGAGGTCGCCGAGCGATTCGGCTCGGGCACGATCCGCCTGACCGTCTGGCAGAACCTCCTCATCTCGGACATCGCCGAGGCGGACCACCCGGAGGTGAAGGCCGCGATCCAGGCGATCGGGCTGGACTGGGACGCCTCCGCCCCCCGGGCAGGTTTGGTGGCGTGCACCGGGAACGCCGGCTGCAGGTACGCCGCGGCCGACACCAAGGGGCATGCGATGGCCCTCGCCCGCTATCTGGAAGACGGCGTGACCCTGGATCAGCCGATCAACATCCATCTCACGGGCTGCCACCACTCGTGTGCCCAGCATTACATCGGCGACATCGGCTTGGAGGCGACGAAGGTCGAAGTCGGCGAGGAGATGGTCGAGGGCTATCACCTCTGCATCGGCGGCGGCTGGGGAGAGGAACGGGGCATCGGCCGACGCCTGCTCGACTCGGTGCCGTTCGACGACCTCCCGCCGATCGTCGAGCGGCTGCTCCGCCACTACCTTGAGCACCGCTCGCACCCCGGCGAGTCCTTCGCATGCTTTGCACGACGCAGCGACGGCCTCGAGCTCCTCGCCGCGGCGGGGGTGCCCCGATGCACGGTCGCCTGA
- a CDS encoding MFS transporter: MTADGRATRINLLDFTTPPMRTFHCSWFAFFLCFFAWFGIAPLMPIVREEMALTASQVGWCIIGSVAITVVARLAVGLLCDRFGPRRTYSALLVLGALPVMGIGLARDYPTFLAFRVAIGAIGASFVITQYHTSVMFAPNCVGTANATTAGWGNLGGGVTQLTMPLAFSLLAGTLGLGTFWGWRLAMVAAGATCLTMGVAYYLLTQDSPRGDLDERTHRRRPRGGFRRAASDRRVWALFVLYGACFGVELTINNIAALYFVDDFDLGLRAAGVAAASFGLMNLFARTLGGALGDAFGGWIGLKGRVTWLFTTVFLEGLALMAFARMSSLVFALPALVVFSLFVQMAEGATFSVVPFVDRKALGAVAGIVGAGGNAGAVAAGFLFRGALPWSTALMVLGAAVAASSFLALGVRFSEDAEAEAAAEFEAAVGRRAATTAAA, encoded by the coding sequence ATGACCGCCGACGGCCGCGCCACCCGAATCAACCTGCTCGACTTCACGACGCCCCCGATGCGTACGTTCCACTGCTCGTGGTTCGCCTTCTTCCTCTGCTTCTTCGCCTGGTTCGGCATCGCGCCGCTGATGCCGATCGTCCGGGAGGAGATGGCGCTCACCGCCTCCCAGGTCGGATGGTGCATCATCGGGTCGGTGGCGATCACGGTGGTCGCCCGCCTGGCGGTCGGCCTCCTCTGCGACCGCTTCGGCCCGAGGCGGACGTACTCGGCGTTGCTCGTCCTCGGGGCGTTGCCGGTGATGGGGATCGGCCTGGCGCGCGACTACCCGACGTTCCTCGCGTTCCGAGTGGCGATCGGGGCGATCGGGGCGTCGTTCGTGATCACTCAGTATCACACGTCAGTGATGTTCGCCCCCAACTGCGTCGGCACGGCCAACGCGACGACCGCGGGCTGGGGGAACCTCGGAGGCGGGGTGACGCAGCTGACGATGCCGCTCGCCTTCTCGCTGCTGGCCGGTACGCTCGGCCTCGGCACCTTCTGGGGCTGGCGCCTGGCGATGGTGGCGGCCGGCGCGACCTGCTTGACCATGGGCGTCGCCTATTACCTGCTCACGCAGGACTCGCCCCGGGGCGACCTCGACGAGAGGACTCACCGGCGACGTCCCCGCGGAGGTTTCCGCCGCGCCGCGTCCGATCGCCGGGTCTGGGCCCTGTTCGTGCTCTATGGGGCCTGCTTCGGCGTCGAGCTGACGATCAATAACATCGCCGCGCTCTATTTCGTGGATGACTTCGACCTGGGCCTTCGGGCCGCCGGGGTCGCCGCCGCGTCGTTCGGCCTGATGAACCTCTTCGCCCGGACGCTCGGCGGGGCCCTCGGCGACGCGTTCGGCGGCTGGATCGGCTTGAAGGGGAGGGTGACCTGGCTGTTCACGACGGTCTTCCTGGAGGGGCTGGCATTGATGGCGTTCGCCCGGATGTCGAGCCTCGTGTTCGCCCTCCCAGCACTGGTTGTCTTCAGCCTGTTCGTGCAGATGGCCGAGGGGGCGACCTTTTCGGTCGTGCCGTTTGTCGACCGCAAGGCGCTCGGGGCGGTGGCCGGCATCGTCGGCGCCGGCGGGAACGCGGGTGCGGTCGCGGCGGGCTTCCTATTCCGGGGGGCGTTGCCGTGGTCGACCGCGCTGATGGTCCTCGGGGCGGCGGTCGCCGCCTCGTCGTTCCTGGCGCTGGGCGTCCGCTTCTCGGAGGACGCCGAGGCCGAGGCCGCCGCCGAGTTCGAGGCGGCGGTCGGCCGCCGTGCGGCGACGACCGCCGCCGCCTGA
- a CDS encoding molybdopterin oxidoreductase family protein — MSVSLHLLLDRARSLLHARDGRLTRSLLREPGRFGLGQVPARVSPDATSSLVCGYCSTGCSLDVHLRGGLAVNLSPSASYPVNRGMACPKGWEALAVLDAPDRATIPLLRGSDGRRCPVDWPTAVGEMARRVKAIQRAHGPESVAFLGTGQITTEELALLGSVAKFGMGMVHGDGNTRQCMATAAVAYKQCFGFDAPPYSYRDLEESDCLVFVGSNPCIAHPILWERVMRNRRDPDLIVIDPRRTETAAQSNLHVPIRPKADLDLLYGLAHLFIQEGSIDRTFIDAHTAGFDAFAAFVERFTPPYVAGRTGLDIRKILDLADRIRRRDRVSFWWTMGVNQSHQGVRTAQAIIALALMTGNIGRPGTGANSITGQCNAMGSRLFSNTSSLLGGRDFSNRDHRAEVARILDIPEDRIPAHAGRTYDQILDGIRNGSIRGLWVVATNPAHSWIDRGGLADVLGRLDLLVVQDIYHSTETAGLADILLPAAAWGEKEGTFINSERRIGLLRKVRRAPGQALADFQIFRLVAEAYGCGPMFAGWRTPSDVFQLLKRLSAGRPCDITGIADERMVGEAGGIQWPCPTGLDDPGAERRLFADGCFYHDDGHARFVFGEPTAMPEEPDESYPLLLITGRGCASQWHTLTRTGKSSILRKLAPREPHAELHPDDATDRGIAPGDWVEIASRRGSTRARALLTQGVGRGRVFLPMHDAGTNLLTFPAFDPHSRQPAYKAAAVRIRPAAPPRPNGRLRRLFSTSR, encoded by the coding sequence GTGAGCGTTTCGCTGCATTTGCTGCTGGATCGGGCCCGGTCGCTGCTGCATGCCCGGGACGGCCGCCTCACCCGGTCGCTGCTGAGGGAGCCGGGGCGATTCGGCCTGGGCCAGGTGCCGGCCCGGGTGAGCCCCGACGCCACCTCGTCCCTGGTCTGCGGCTACTGCTCGACCGGGTGTAGCCTCGACGTCCACCTCCGGGGCGGCCTGGCCGTGAACCTCTCGCCGTCGGCCTCCTATCCCGTCAACCGGGGGATGGCCTGCCCGAAAGGATGGGAGGCGCTGGCCGTGCTCGACGCCCCCGACCGCGCCACCATCCCCCTGCTCCGCGGATCCGACGGCCGGCGTTGCCCCGTCGACTGGCCGACCGCCGTCGGCGAGATGGCCCGGCGCGTCAAGGCGATCCAGCGGGCCCACGGGCCCGAGTCGGTCGCCTTCCTCGGCACCGGCCAGATCACGACGGAGGAACTCGCCCTGCTGGGCTCGGTGGCGAAGTTCGGCATGGGGATGGTGCACGGCGACGGCAACACCCGCCAGTGCATGGCCACCGCCGCCGTGGCCTACAAGCAGTGCTTCGGCTTCGACGCCCCGCCCTACTCGTATCGCGACCTGGAGGAGTCCGACTGCCTCGTCTTCGTGGGCTCCAATCCTTGCATCGCGCACCCGATCCTCTGGGAGCGGGTGATGCGGAACCGCCGCGACCCCGACCTGATCGTCATCGACCCCCGTCGCACCGAGACGGCCGCCCAGTCGAACCTCCACGTGCCGATCCGGCCGAAGGCGGACCTCGACCTGCTCTACGGACTCGCACACCTGTTCATCCAGGAAGGATCGATCGACCGCACCTTCATCGACGCCCACACCGCCGGCTTCGATGCCTTCGCCGCCTTCGTCGAGCGGTTCACCCCGCCGTATGTCGCCGGCCGGACCGGCCTCGACATCCGGAAAATCCTCGACCTGGCCGACCGCATCCGCCGGCGGGACCGCGTCTCGTTCTGGTGGACGATGGGGGTCAATCAGAGCCACCAGGGTGTCCGCACGGCCCAGGCGATCATCGCCCTGGCGCTGATGACCGGCAACATCGGCCGGCCCGGGACGGGGGCGAACTCGATCACCGGCCAGTGCAACGCGATGGGCTCCCGATTGTTCTCGAACACCTCGAGCCTGCTCGGCGGCCGGGACTTCTCGAACCGCGACCACCGGGCCGAGGTCGCCCGAATCCTCGACATCCCCGAGGATCGCATCCCGGCGCACGCCGGCCGGACCTACGACCAGATCCTCGACGGCATCCGGAACGGGTCGATCCGAGGGCTCTGGGTCGTCGCCACGAATCCCGCCCATTCGTGGATCGATCGGGGCGGGCTCGCCGACGTGCTCGGCCGGCTCGACCTGCTGGTCGTCCAGGATATCTACCACTCGACCGAGACGGCCGGGCTCGCCGACATCCTCCTCCCCGCCGCCGCCTGGGGGGAGAAGGAGGGGACGTTCATCAACTCCGAGCGGCGGATTGGCCTGCTGAGGAAGGTCCGACGCGCCCCGGGCCAGGCCCTGGCCGACTTCCAGATCTTCCGCCTCGTCGCCGAGGCCTACGGCTGCGGACCCATGTTCGCCGGATGGCGGACGCCCTCGGACGTGTTCCAGCTCCTCAAGCGACTTTCGGCGGGGAGGCCGTGCGACATCACCGGGATCGCCGATGAGCGGATGGTCGGCGAGGCGGGCGGAATTCAGTGGCCCTGCCCGACCGGCCTCGACGACCCCGGGGCCGAGCGTCGCCTGTTCGCCGACGGATGCTTCTATCACGACGACGGGCATGCCCGATTCGTCTTCGGTGAGCCCACGGCGATGCCAGAGGAGCCGGACGAGTCCTACCCCTTGCTCCTGATCACCGGCCGGGGGTGCGCCTCCCAGTGGCACACGCTGACGAGGACCGGCAAGTCGTCGATCCTCCGCAAGCTGGCGCCCCGGGAGCCCCACGCCGAGCTCCACCCCGACGACGCCACCGACCGGGGGATCGCCCCGGGCGATTGGGTCGAGATTGCATCCCGTCGGGGGTCGACCCGGGCCCGGGCCTTGCTGACGCAGGGGGTCGGCCGAGGACGGGTCTTCCTGCCGATGCACGACGCCGGGACGAACCTGCTGACCTTCCCCGCATTCGACCCGCATTCGAGACAGCCGGCCTACAAGGCCGCGGCCGTCCGAATCCGCCCCGCCGCGCCCCCAAGGCCGAACGGCCGCCTGAGACGCCTCTTCTCGACGTCCCGCTGA